From one Acidobacteriota bacterium genomic stretch:
- the meaB gene encoding methylmalonyl Co-A mutase-associated GTPase MeaB gives MESIESLKDQIEAGRFRALGRAVSMIERDDPETEKLLAALYPSTGKARIVGVTGSPGAGKSTLVAAMARQYRAEGKTVGIICVDPTSPFSGGALLGDRVRMQDLYIDSGVYIRSMATRGFLGGIARATNDVVDLLDAASFDVVLVETVGVGQDEVEVIRTVQTNIVVLVPGMGDDIQAIKAGIMEIGDVFAVNKADRPDADRTVMEVRTMMSLVEEHADWIPPIVKTVATTSVGIDELAKTIDQHYEYLESSGELDRRNRERVRIRIETQLKETFMNRLVGETITKEDYEALLDDVLRKRNNPHDAAASVISRVDFSPGDDKR, from the coding sequence ATGGAATCGATCGAGAGCCTGAAGGATCAGATCGAGGCCGGCCGCTTCCGGGCTCTCGGAAGAGCCGTCTCGATGATCGAGCGGGATGATCCCGAGACGGAGAAGCTTCTCGCGGCGCTCTATCCGTCGACCGGGAAGGCGAGGATCGTCGGCGTGACCGGCTCGCCGGGAGCGGGAAAGTCGACCCTGGTCGCGGCGATGGCCCGGCAGTATCGCGCGGAGGGGAAGACGGTCGGAATCATCTGCGTCGATCCCACCTCGCCGTTTTCCGGAGGGGCACTGCTCGGGGATCGCGTTCGAATGCAGGACCTCTACATCGACTCGGGTGTCTACATCCGGTCGATGGCAACCCGAGGCTTTCTCGGGGGCATCGCGCGCGCGACAAACGACGTAGTCGACCTTCTCGACGCGGCGTCTTTCGACGTCGTGCTGGTCGAAACGGTCGGGGTCGGGCAGGATGAGGTCGAGGTGATCCGCACCGTTCAGACGAATATCGTGGTTCTCGTCCCCGGAATGGGCGACGATATCCAGGCGATCAAGGCGGGAATCATGGAGATCGGGGACGTATTCGCCGTCAACAAGGCGGATCGTCCCGACGCCGACCGGACCGTGATGGAAGTCCGCACGATGATGTCGCTCGTCGAGGAACACGCCGACTGGATACCCCCGATCGTCAAGACCGTGGCGACGACCTCGGTCGGAATCGACGAGCTCGCGAAGACCATCGACCAGCATTACGAGTACCTCGAGAGCTCGGGTGAGCTCGATCGCCGCAACAGGGAACGCGTCCGGATCAGGATCGAGACTCAGCTCAAGGAGACATTCATGAATCGCCTCGTAGGCGAAACGATCACCAAGGAGGATTACGAGGCGCTTCTCGATGACGTCCTCCGGAAACGAAACAATCCCCACGACGCCGCGGCATCGGTGATCAGCCGCGTGGACTTCTCACCGGGGGACGACAAACGATGA
- a CDS encoding PilZ domain-containing protein, translating into MGSERDRSQRTKQRVSPSRQLYGRVGTTGVLLIDVSESGAKIEHYNRRFGTGSKIDLIIEWQEKALNLKCHVVYSRVDRFITGEKGATVYRSGLRFLDPSEETMTGVRAMVADIVKRGLAEQVANVKGLGPIMQRDMPTFRTGVVDASGRAEGVRAEGAAHLVPEKAWASEIGYIRCRRVGNWWEKKRTHNSAQPEDGFTVPATEHPDDIELLCRTWDTSDEAGRQFIKACAEVAVTRT; encoded by the coding sequence ATGGGCTCCGAACGAGATCGATCACAGCGGACCAAGCAGAGGGTTTCCCCGTCACGCCAGCTGTACGGGCGGGTGGGAACGACCGGCGTGCTTCTGATCGACGTCAGCGAGTCGGGTGCGAAGATTGAGCATTACAACCGCCGGTTCGGGACGGGATCCAAAATCGATCTGATCATCGAGTGGCAGGAAAAGGCCCTCAATCTGAAGTGCCATGTGGTCTACTCCCGGGTCGACCGATTCATCACGGGAGAGAAGGGCGCCACCGTCTATCGATCCGGGTTGAGGTTTCTCGATCCGAGCGAAGAGACCATGACGGGTGTTCGTGCGATGGTGGCGGACATCGTCAAGAGAGGTCTCGCCGAGCAGGTGGCCAACGTCAAGGGGCTGGGACCGATCATGCAACGGGACATGCCTACGTTCCGGACGGGTGTGGTCGATGCGAGCGGGAGGGCGGAAGGTGTTCGCGCCGAGGGGGCCGCGCATCTCGTCCCGGAAAAGGCGTGGGCGAGCGAGATCGGATACATTCGATGCCGGCGGGTGGGAAACTGGTGGGAGAAGAAGCGGACTCACAACTCCGCACAGCCGGAGGATGGGTTCACGGTGCCCGCCACCGAGCATCCGGACGACATCGAGCTCCTCTGCCGGACCTGGGATACGTCCGACGAAGCCGGGCGCCAGTTCATCAAGGCATGCGCGGAAGTGGCGGTCACTCGCACGTAA
- the parC gene encoding DNA topoisomerase IV subunit A, translating into MLTFATAGSSALEVEEIPLEIFARRAYLDYSMYVVSDRALPHIADGLKPVQRRIIYAMSELSLGANAKHKKSARTVGDVIGKFHPHGDSACYEAMVLMAQPFSYRYPLIEGQGNWGSQDDPKSFAAMRYTEARLSRFSEILLSELGQGTVEWGPNFDATLEEPKLLPARLPHVLLNGTSGIAVGMATDIPPHNLREIVGAAIALLEDPTLTTKLLTEFVIGPDFPTEAEIITGAAEIREIYESGNGTIRMRATWEPEEGDIIITALPFQVSGSRVIQQIAQQMQAKKLPMVEDMRDESDHENPTRIVITPKSSRVDHDQLMNHLFATTDLERTIRINMNMIGLDGRPRLYSLREILLEWLEYRTETVRRRLQWRLDKVADRIEVLDGYLVAYLNIDEVIRIIRREDEPKPVLMTTFSLTERQAEAILELKLRHLNRLEEVRIRGEQKDLAKERADLEKTLKSKARLKRRVRDGLEQDAEEFGDDRRSPIIQREAAKALDETALIPSEPVTVILSKNGWVRAARGHDIDGNALSYRGGDQFLSSAGGRTNQTAIFLDSSGRTYGLSAHTLPSAKSHGEPLSSSFNPPAGASFQGVVMGGPEDLYILASDAGYGFIGSLGEMVTDRKAGKSLITVPKGGKALGPVRVRNPEEDLLAVATDEGRLLVFPVSELPRLARGKGVKLISLRNERVAGLAVLSQDSTLVVHAGRQYMKVSQADLEGFIGKRALRGSKLPRGYRNVDRLEAVTG; encoded by the coding sequence ATCCTGACATTCGCAACCGCCGGATCATCGGCGCTCGAAGTAGAGGAGATTCCGCTCGAGATCTTCGCGCGGAGGGCGTATCTCGATTACTCGATGTACGTCGTCTCGGATCGGGCGCTTCCGCACATAGCCGACGGTCTCAAGCCGGTCCAGCGGCGAATCATCTATGCGATGTCGGAGCTGAGTCTCGGTGCGAACGCGAAGCACAAGAAATCGGCTCGCACGGTCGGAGACGTCATCGGCAAGTTTCACCCGCACGGCGACTCCGCCTGCTACGAGGCGATGGTTCTGATGGCACAGCCGTTCAGTTACCGGTACCCCCTCATCGAAGGTCAGGGAAACTGGGGCTCGCAGGACGATCCGAAATCGTTTGCCGCGATGCGCTACACCGAGGCGCGGTTGTCGCGGTTCTCGGAGATTCTCCTCTCGGAGCTCGGGCAGGGGACGGTCGAGTGGGGACCGAACTTCGACGCGACGCTAGAGGAACCGAAGCTTCTCCCCGCCCGGCTCCCGCATGTTCTTCTCAACGGTACGTCGGGAATCGCCGTCGGGATGGCGACCGACATTCCGCCGCACAATCTTCGGGAGATCGTCGGTGCGGCGATCGCGCTTCTCGAGGATCCTACCCTCACGACGAAGCTGCTCACCGAGTTCGTGATCGGGCCGGACTTTCCCACCGAGGCCGAGATCATCACCGGGGCAGCCGAGATCCGCGAGATCTACGAGAGCGGCAACGGAACGATCCGGATGCGCGCCACATGGGAACCCGAGGAGGGGGACATCATCATCACGGCTTTGCCGTTTCAGGTCTCCGGCAGCCGAGTGATCCAGCAGATCGCCCAGCAGATGCAGGCAAAAAAACTGCCGATGGTCGAGGACATGCGGGACGAGTCGGATCATGAGAATCCGACGCGGATCGTGATCACGCCGAAGTCGAGCCGTGTGGACCACGACCAGCTGATGAACCATCTGTTCGCGACGACCGATCTCGAGCGGACCATCCGCATCAACATGAACATGATCGGTCTGGACGGCCGGCCACGTCTCTACTCTCTTCGCGAGATCCTGCTCGAATGGCTCGAGTACCGGACCGAAACGGTTCGCCGTCGTCTGCAGTGGCGGCTCGACAAAGTCGCCGATCGGATCGAAGTCCTCGATGGCTACCTCGTCGCCTATCTCAACATCGACGAAGTCATCCGGATCATTCGCCGCGAAGACGAGCCGAAGCCGGTTCTCATGACTACGTTCTCGCTGACCGAAAGGCAGGCGGAAGCGATTCTCGAGTTGAAGCTGCGTCATCTGAACCGGCTCGAGGAAGTCAGGATACGGGGCGAACAGAAGGATCTCGCGAAAGAGCGAGCCGATCTGGAAAAGACACTGAAGTCGAAGGCAAGGCTGAAGCGGCGCGTCCGGGACGGGCTCGAGCAGGACGCCGAGGAGTTCGGCGACGATCGGAGATCGCCGATCATCCAGCGCGAGGCGGCAAAGGCTCTCGACGAGACGGCGCTGATTCCCTCGGAACCTGTGACGGTGATCCTCTCGAAAAACGGCTGGGTGCGGGCGGCCAGGGGGCACGACATCGATGGCAACGCGCTGAGTTACCGTGGGGGCGACCAGTTCCTCTCATCTGCGGGCGGGCGGACCAATCAGACCGCGATCTTTCTCGACAGCAGCGGACGGACCTATGGGCTCTCGGCGCACACGCTCCCTTCGGCGAAGAGCCACGGCGAGCCGCTGTCGAGCAGCTTCAATCCCCCGGCCGGGGCGAGCTTCCAGGGAGTCGTGATGGGAGGCCCCGAGGATCTTTATATCCTCGCGAGCGATGCGGGTTACGGGTTCATCGGGTCGCTCGGTGAGATGGTGACCGATCGGAAGGCGGGGAAGTCGCTGATCACGGTTCCGAAGGGGGGAAAGGCGCTCGGGCCGGTACGGGTCCGCAACCCGGAGGAGGACCTGCTGGCTGTGGCGACCGATGAGGGGCGTCTTCTCGTCTTTCCCGTCTCTGAGTTGCCGCGGCTCGCGCGAGGGAAGGGAGTGAAGCTGATCAGCCTCAGGAACGAGCGTGTGGCCGGGCTGGCCGTCCTTTCGCAGGACTCGACCCTGGTGGTTCACGCAGGCCGTCAGTACATGAAAGTTTCCCAGGCGGATCTGGAGGGGTTCATCGGAAAACGGGCACTTCGGGGATCGAAGCTTCCCCGGGGCTACAGAAACGTCGACAGACTCGAAGCCGTCACCGGGTGA
- the pgsA gene encoding CDP-diacylglycerol--glycerol-3-phosphate 3-phosphatidyltransferase, translating to MKIGEVKISEDEPRPVGKVAPAEAVNEIDEEASRRILNLPNSLTFFRVFLVPFLVVALLTEFEAKEYVGLGIFLLAAVTDLVDGWIARRFNQITRLGMLLDPIADKLLISAAFISLVALGLASAWMVVVIIGREFAVSGLRSVAAQQGIDMPASKLGKGKTVSQVIAISLLILGEKLGELQWLGPAVLWVVVILAIVSAVDYVWRFYSSVLAVK from the coding sequence ATGAAGATCGGTGAGGTGAAGATATCCGAGGATGAGCCGCGCCCGGTTGGCAAAGTCGCCCCGGCGGAGGCGGTCAATGAGATTGACGAGGAAGCTTCGAGGAGAATTCTCAATCTCCCCAATTCGCTGACTTTTTTTCGCGTTTTCCTCGTCCCTTTTCTCGTCGTCGCGCTGCTCACCGAGTTCGAGGCGAAGGAGTATGTGGGACTGGGGATCTTTCTCCTCGCGGCGGTGACCGATCTGGTCGACGGATGGATCGCACGCCGGTTCAACCAGATCACGAGACTGGGGATGCTGCTCGATCCGATCGCGGACAAACTGCTGATCTCGGCGGCGTTCATTTCGCTCGTGGCGCTCGGCCTCGCGTCCGCATGGATGGTCGTGGTCATCATCGGCCGTGAGTTCGCGGTCTCGGGTCTCCGTTCGGTCGCTGCGCAGCAGGGGATCGACATGCCGGCGTCCAAGCTGGGGAAAGGGAAAACGGTTTCGCAGGTGATCGCGATCTCGCTGCTCATCCTCGGTGAGAAACTCGGTGAGCTGCAGTGGCTCGGGCCGGCGGTGCTCTGGGTGGTCGTGATCCTGGCGATCGTGTCGGCCGTCGACTATGTCTGGAGGTTCTACTCGAGCGTTCTGGCGGTGAAATGA
- a CDS encoding DUF2254 domain-containing protein, protein MNFSRIKWLWSVLRSSLWFVPAVMTIGALVAVWTANYIDRHYRFEIAETFVFFYGGGPEGARQILATIAGSMITVAGVIFSITIVALSLASQQFGPRVLRNFMRDRANQLVLGTFIATFIYCLLVLPSIRGTENRAFVPYLSVTLGVGLALTSLAVLIYFIHHVSRSIQADVIVRVVSRDLDSSIERIYPEHLAWKEGDEDRGREAFEAVRATSHFEIEADESGYVQFVSESVLTDLCCGSGMVAEVLRRPGDFVTEGAPVARVWARSELDEEKLEKLADAFEIGTSRTTDQDVEFAILQLVEVAVRSLSPGINDPFTAVACVDRISQGLMKLINRDFPSPYHFDDDGELRLVARPFDFPGICDTAFDHIRQYGASSVAVTIRLLERIADLLDRCERPDRREILLEHARMILRAGERCHSEENDLRDMRERFDGLVEA, encoded by the coding sequence GTGAATTTCTCGCGCATCAAGTGGCTCTGGAGCGTGCTGAGATCGAGCCTCTGGTTCGTCCCGGCCGTCATGACGATCGGGGCGCTCGTCGCGGTGTGGACCGCGAATTACATCGACCGCCACTACCGATTCGAGATTGCCGAGACCTTCGTCTTCTTTTACGGCGGGGGTCCGGAAGGTGCGAGACAGATTCTCGCGACCATCGCGGGTTCGATGATCACGGTCGCCGGCGTCATCTTTTCCATCACCATTGTCGCGCTCTCGCTCGCCTCGCAACAGTTCGGCCCTCGTGTTCTCCGAAACTTCATGCGCGATCGGGCGAACCAGCTCGTTCTCGGAACGTTCATCGCGACGTTCATTTACTGCCTTCTCGTTCTTCCCAGCATCAGAGGAACCGAAAACCGCGCGTTCGTACCGTACCTCTCGGTTACTTTGGGAGTCGGTCTGGCGCTCACGAGTCTGGCCGTACTCATCTACTTCATCCATCACGTATCGCGCTCGATTCAGGCGGACGTCATCGTCCGTGTCGTATCCCGGGATCTCGACTCGAGTATCGAGCGCATCTATCCCGAACATCTGGCCTGGAAGGAGGGGGACGAGGATCGAGGGAGAGAAGCTTTCGAAGCCGTGAGGGCGACCAGCCATTTCGAGATCGAGGCGGACGAGAGCGGTTACGTTCAGTTCGTCAGTGAGTCTGTGCTGACGGATTTATGCTGTGGATCCGGGATGGTCGCGGAGGTCCTGCGCCGGCCGGGCGACTTTGTGACCGAGGGAGCGCCGGTCGCGCGCGTATGGGCACGCTCGGAGCTCGACGAGGAGAAACTCGAGAAGCTCGCGGACGCCTTCGAGATCGGGACTTCGCGGACCACCGATCAGGATGTCGAGTTTGCGATTCTTCAGCTCGTGGAGGTGGCCGTTCGTTCGCTCTCTCCCGGGATCAACGATCCGTTCACCGCGGTGGCGTGCGTCGATCGGATCAGCCAGGGCCTCATGAAACTGATCAACCGGGACTTTCCTTCGCCGTACCACTTCGATGATGACGGTGAGCTGAGACTCGTCGCCAGACCGTTCGACTTTCCCGGGATCTGCGATACCGCGTTCGATCACATTCGACAATACGGAGCTTCGAGTGTCGCGGTCACGATCCGCCTGCTCGAACGCATCGCCGACCTCCTGGACCGCTGCGAGCGGCCGGACCGGCGGGAGATACTTCTCGAGCATGCGCGGATGATCCTCCGCGCAGGCGAGCGATGTCACAGCGAAGAGAACGACCTTCGCGACATGAGGGAGCGCTTCGATGGTCTGGTCGAGGCGTAA
- a CDS encoding acyl-CoA dehydrogenase family protein translates to MDFRLSAEQEQIRDMVREFAEKEIRPHIMEWDEAQHFPVDVMKKLGELGMLGVIFPEEYGGAGLSYIDYVNVIEELGAVESGIALAVAAHNSLCTGHIFVAGSEEQKQKYMPKLTSGEWIGCWALTEPGSGSDAAAMRTIATRDGDDWVLNGTKNFITNATHADVAVVMAITDREDPKGSITAFVVETDRDGIRPGKKENKLGMRTSDTAELVLEDCRVPADGLLGEVGRGFVGAMKTLDGGRISIGALALGIARGAYQAARGYAKERTAFGKQIAEYQAIQFMLADMATEIDAARLLCHRAAATKDSGEPVTTQAAMAKLYSSEVAVRATEKGVQIFGGYGFVKEYPAEKYYRDVKLCTIGEGTSEIQRMVIARNILAEI, encoded by the coding sequence ATGGATTTCCGTCTCAGCGCGGAGCAGGAACAGATTCGCGACATGGTTCGCGAATTTGCAGAAAAAGAGATCCGGCCCCACATCATGGAATGGGACGAGGCGCAGCATTTCCCGGTCGATGTGATGAAGAAGCTCGGGGAGCTGGGAATGCTCGGCGTCATCTTCCCCGAGGAGTACGGCGGGGCGGGGCTGAGCTACATCGACTACGTGAACGTCATCGAGGAGCTGGGAGCTGTCGAGAGCGGAATCGCTCTGGCGGTCGCCGCGCACAACTCCCTCTGCACGGGCCACATCTTCGTCGCCGGCAGCGAGGAGCAGAAGCAGAAGTACATGCCGAAGCTCACCTCGGGTGAATGGATCGGATGCTGGGCGCTGACCGAGCCCGGGTCCGGAAGCGACGCCGCGGCCATGCGGACCATCGCGACCAGGGACGGCGACGACTGGGTGCTCAATGGGACGAAAAACTTCATCACGAATGCGACGCACGCCGATGTCGCCGTCGTCATGGCGATCACAGACCGCGAGGATCCGAAGGGGAGCATCACGGCTTTCGTCGTGGAGACGGATCGGGACGGAATCCGTCCCGGAAAGAAGGAGAACAAGCTCGGGATGCGGACCTCCGACACCGCGGAGCTGGTCCTCGAGGATTGCCGGGTTCCTGCCGACGGCCTTCTGGGGGAGGTGGGGAGGGGGTTCGTCGGCGCGATGAAGACACTCGACGGAGGGCGGATCTCGATCGGCGCGCTGGCCCTCGGAATTGCACGCGGCGCCTACCAGGCGGCTCGCGGGTATGCGAAGGAGCGGACCGCATTCGGGAAGCAGATCGCCGAGTATCAGGCGATTCAGTTCATGCTGGCGGACATGGCCACCGAGATCGATGCTGCGAGACTGCTCTGTCATCGGGCGGCCGCGACCAAGGATTCCGGGGAACCGGTCACGACCCAGGCAGCGATGGCAAAGCTCTACTCGTCGGAAGTCGCGGTCAGAGCCACCGAGAAGGGAGTTCAGATCTTCGGAGGATACGGCTTCGTCAAGGAGTATCCGGCCGAGAAGTACTACCGCGACGTCAAGCTCTGCACAATCGGCGAGGGAACCAGTGAGATCCAGAGGATGGTGATCGCGAGGAACATCCTCGCCGAGATCTGA
- the zapB gene encoding cell division protein ZapB: MAKKESKKDDKQMELIGPGGVEMIDRLAVQVEKAIETIRKLRAERDDLVGRLEEAESRLGDLSGGAERLAELEDERETFEEQRQEVRGRIEKILEKLAQIDG, translated from the coding sequence TTGGCGAAGAAAGAGTCGAAAAAGGACGACAAGCAGATGGAGCTGATCGGGCCCGGCGGCGTCGAGATGATCGATCGTCTCGCGGTTCAGGTCGAGAAGGCGATCGAAACGATCAGGAAGTTGCGGGCGGAACGGGACGATCTCGTAGGGCGACTCGAAGAGGCGGAATCACGGCTCGGAGATCTATCCGGGGGTGCCGAGCGGCTGGCAGAGCTCGAGGACGAGCGTGAAACGTTCGAGGAGCAGCGGCAGGAAGTTCGCGGGCGGATCGAGAAAATTCTGGAAAAGCTCGCTCAGATCGACGGCTGA
- the pheT gene encoding phenylalanine--tRNA ligase subunit beta, with the protein MKMLTEWIGDWIDLEGIDDRAFDETLTRIGHAVEGVETSPAGRTVELEITTNRIDAMSHRGMARELAAAVDRKVRPVENLVDVEGLDAWPVSIEAPAMCGRFAALAIDGVEVRPSSEKIRRRLESVGLRPLNNIVDATNYVMLELGHPLHAFDRERLEGDRIVVRPGREGEKLTTLDGVERTVDPRTVVIDDGTRGVGLGGIMGGENSEIDKGTTRVLLECAWFDPVTIRLASRRLNLNTDASYRFERRVDPGDAAEAIRRCAALIIDEAGGAPFAFSDEIVNLPEPTVVEVRAGRIAMFSGGAIGLDESQRILEGLGMRVEPAGESLRVAVPSWRGDIASEIDLIEEILRIHGYDEIPAALPRLSTGDVRRDEARELEERVRDVLVSLGLSEVITYSFMRIDQLAEISEEEPLIVENALSENTAAMRTSIIPGLLEAAASNWSYGNRQGAIFEAGRTYHELRDGTAESARAAIALWGARPGHWDEKSRDVDFFDARGVVDELAERIGAALEWEPASLKWARDGYAAAASIDGERVAVVGQIDSGFGSRLGLKTTVVAAEISLEPFLKARPVVEMQEVSRYPGVPMAFAFRHDPDLSWTEIRRVLEAVRPEELADYGLWDRFASPDDEQVKTTLAMWYQVLDRSLSQEEVEKTHEQLKKTIASKLPIESE; encoded by the coding sequence ATGAAGATGCTCACCGAATGGATTGGCGACTGGATCGACCTCGAGGGGATCGACGATCGAGCATTCGACGAGACGCTGACGCGGATTGGCCATGCGGTCGAGGGAGTGGAAACGTCACCTGCAGGGAGAACGGTCGAGCTCGAGATCACCACGAACCGGATCGATGCAATGTCCCACAGAGGGATGGCGCGCGAGCTCGCCGCCGCAGTCGATCGGAAAGTCCGGCCGGTCGAAAACCTCGTCGACGTCGAAGGTCTCGATGCCTGGCCGGTCTCGATCGAAGCTCCCGCGATGTGTGGCCGCTTCGCCGCTCTCGCGATCGATGGAGTCGAGGTCCGGCCATCGAGCGAAAAGATCCGCCGCAGGCTCGAAAGCGTCGGACTGCGGCCTCTCAACAACATCGTTGATGCGACCAATTACGTAATGCTCGAGCTCGGCCATCCGCTCCATGCCTTCGATCGCGAGCGGCTCGAGGGAGATCGAATCGTCGTGCGCCCCGGTCGAGAAGGAGAGAAGCTCACGACGCTCGACGGCGTCGAGAGGACTGTCGATCCTCGCACCGTCGTCATTGACGATGGAACGAGGGGAGTCGGACTCGGTGGCATCATGGGGGGCGAGAACAGCGAGATCGACAAAGGCACCACACGCGTGCTGCTCGAGTGCGCATGGTTCGACCCGGTGACGATCCGTCTGGCTTCGCGTCGTCTGAATTTGAACACGGACGCGTCGTATCGCTTCGAGCGCCGCGTCGATCCGGGCGATGCAGCAGAGGCGATTCGCCGCTGTGCCGCCTTGATCATCGATGAGGCAGGAGGAGCTCCGTTCGCGTTCTCCGATGAGATCGTGAATCTCCCCGAGCCGACCGTCGTCGAAGTCCGGGCTGGAAGAATCGCGATGTTCTCGGGCGGCGCCATCGGCCTCGACGAGTCGCAACGGATTCTCGAAGGCCTGGGAATGCGGGTGGAGCCAGCCGGGGAGAGTCTCCGAGTCGCCGTTCCTTCGTGGCGAGGCGACATCGCTTCGGAGATCGACCTGATCGAGGAGATCCTCCGCATTCACGGTTACGACGAGATTCCGGCAGCACTTCCGAGGCTTTCGACCGGCGATGTTCGCCGAGATGAGGCCCGGGAGCTGGAAGAGCGGGTTCGCGACGTTCTCGTGTCTCTCGGTCTGAGCGAGGTGATCACGTACTCGTTCATGCGGATCGATCAACTGGCGGAGATTTCGGAGGAGGAGCCGCTGATCGTCGAGAACGCGCTGTCCGAAAATACTGCAGCGATGCGGACGAGTATCATTCCGGGCCTGCTCGAAGCGGCCGCGTCGAACTGGTCGTACGGGAATCGTCAGGGGGCAATCTTCGAGGCCGGCAGGACGTATCACGAGCTCCGGGATGGAACCGCGGAGAGCGCTCGCGCCGCAATCGCGCTGTGGGGTGCCCGCCCCGGACACTGGGACGAAAAGTCCAGAGACGTGGACTTTTTCGACGCCCGGGGAGTGGTCGATGAGCTGGCCGAGAGAATCGGAGCGGCTCTCGAATGGGAACCGGCATCGCTGAAATGGGCGCGGGATGGCTATGCAGCGGCGGCGTCGATCGACGGGGAGCGGGTCGCGGTCGTCGGCCAGATCGATTCCGGATTCGGCTCCAGACTGGGGCTGAAGACGACGGTCGTCGCGGCGGAGATCTCGCTCGAGCCGTTCCTGAAGGCGCGACCGGTCGTCGAAATGCAGGAAGTCTCGCGATATCCCGGCGTTCCGATGGCTTTCGCGTTCAGACACGATCCTGATCTGAGCTGGACCGAGATCCGAAGGGTGCTGGAAGCCGTGCGTCCCGAGGAGCTCGCCGATTATGGTCTGTGGGACCGGTTCGCGAGTCCGGATGACGAGCAAGTGAAGACGACGCTGGCGATGTGGTACCAGGTGCTCGATCGTTCATTGAGTCAGGAAGAAGTCGAGAAGACGCACGAACAGCTGAAAAAGACGATTGCCTCGAAGCTGCCGATCGAGAGCGAATGA